AAAGTACCTTTAAGCGTAATTTTGTCTAAACCTTTCTTTTTGTCCCAACCACCAGCAACGGCCAGCGTAGCCGTCAACAATAATACTGTTACCGCAATAGCTCCTTTTCTAAACATCAATTGACTCCTTTATTTTTTTATTATTATTTTCGTCTTCCAAAAAAGTTACTTATTTACCCCACTCCCCCCTTTCTCTAATAAGATATATATAGAATAAGAGACAAGAGAAAGTCCTTTTATTCCCAAAACAAATAAAAAAATAATTATTTAGTTTCCATCCAGAAACTATAATAAATGAAACTTTGTTTTCAATTCGGAAAGGAGGGATTTTTTTGCAAGGTCAAGGAAATCAAGGGTTTCGCCGAGTTGTACTACTGTACATCGCACAAGCAAAACCGAAGATTGACGCAGAGATTGCGAAAAAGCACCCTTGACCGATGAAAACTATTTATGATTTTCCGGCCAGATAGAGCCAATAGAAACAAGAACAGAGCAATTTTTCAGCATATTTTTAAGCCGCCTTTGCATTCAGGGCCTCACCTTTTCCACTCAATAACAAGGCCCCACGATCCTCTTCCCCTGTAATATATTTTTGAGCCAGATCACCTATAGTGTAGCTCTCCAGCTTGGAGATTAACGTTCGTTGTGTTTCTTCCAGAGACAGATGGACAGCACAATAGCCCCCCTTATGACAGGTATCGCCTCTTTCTGTACAACGTGTCATAATAATGGGACCATTCACCGCCTCAATAACATCCTTCAAGGTAATAAGCCGGGCATCTTTTGAAAGAGAAACCCCTCCGTCCCTTCCCCTGTACCCCTTTACAATTCCGGCATTAACCAGAGGAGGTATAACCTTTGCCAGGAAATAACGGGGAATTTCCTCCTCCTGCGCAATCTCCTTTATGGTAACAAGCTCCTTGTTATTCTTCATTGCCAGGTTAACAACAGACCGGATGGCGTAATCTGCAACTTTATTAAGCTTCATCTCATCACACCTCATTTTGTAGTGATCATTGATTGCCTGTATGGTTCATGGTTTCCTTACAGATACGCCTTCCTAAAACCTGGCCCGCCAGGGCTACTACAATAAAATAAGGAACACTCCAATATCCCAGTCCGACAACACGCCTCAATATGATAGTAATAACAATGGGAATATAGAGGCACCTTGCCCAGGGTTTTGAGTATCTCTCGTACCTTCCACCAATGAGGCCGAAGGAAATATGTATAAAAAATGTATATAAAATGATTGAAAGGAAACTATCATCAATCATCCATTACTCCTCTTCCCTTCTGACTCTTCTTACTAGCCAGAACTCACCGAGGCCCGTCAAAACGACACCGAGCAGTGCATAGATATAAACGTTCATCGGCGTGGGGGCCTCCATAAAGAGATAGTGCCAGGAGGAGAGACTCATAATAAGTCCATGCTCACCATTTGATCCATCCCATGCATTTAAAGCGAGAGGGATAAATTTGCCCTCTTCGAACTGGACGTCATTCTTGTCCTCTGTTTTAAGGGGGCGCTTCATAACCACTTTGTATGTAGCTCCCTTCCAAATCGCCTTTGACGTCACCTGCTGCTGGTCGGCCGGCTGTGACTTTATGGGCTGTTTGTAACCCCTTGCAATAGAATCCTCTACAGCCGGTTCGCCGGCTGCATCCTTGTCGGCCTTCCATAGCCAGAGGTTCACCGGGTTTCCTGCATCACCTCTGAAGAAGTGAGGCTTCTTCGTCCCTTCAGCCATTTTGACGGGGAACTGTAAGGCGATGGAATCTCTGAAGTTATCAAAGTGTCGCGGGATCATATCATTTGCCGCTACATATGAATTATATGCCCCTATTTTACTTATTTCCCTGGCATTAAACTCCTGCGATTCATCGTGTGTAAGATCCTGGAAAGGATCATCCCACTCGACAAGGATGGCTATCTCTTTATCGTTATAGAGAGCCCTTACACTGGCAAGTTCGATACTTGGATTCTGCCATCTTGGCGCAGCAATAACCTGTCCTGCCAGCCTTACATCCATAGGCTCGGCATTTTGCCACTGCGGTGCCTCGGGATCCTGAGGAAGTTCTCCATCGATCTTCTTTGCCTTCATTACCGAGTGCTCTGTAGGGGTATACTGGAGCGACTTGATGTAGTTAGCCAGGTACCACCTTTCCTCATCATTAAAAGATTTTGCAAAGGAAGGCATGGGAGTACCCATAATACCCGTTGAAAAGCGCATATAAATATCTTCAACTTCTGACCCTGCTTTAATTTTCCATGGCTGGGTAATATTCCTGATACGAATGGGAAAGCCCCAGTCATCTTCTTTTATATCCTTCTGACCATCACCCTTACCGCCTTTCCCATGACATTCAAAGCATTTTGCCCTCATAAAGAGTTCCTTGCCTTTTGCAATGGTATCTGCATTGTAGGGTGCTTTATTCGCGGGAAGACTTATTACTTTTTTACTTGGATCAAGCTCGGGATCTTCAAATTCCATGGCAAAGGTTTTGATGTAATAGATAACCTGCCACCGTTCCTCTTCTGTAAGACCGTTCTTAATAATGTCATTATCAAAGGCCTGCATGGGAGTTCCCTGCAGACCACGGCTGACAGTCCTGAAAAGATCTTCATCGGTAGGCAACTCACCACTTCCCGTCGTCCTGAACTTGAATACACCAAGGGTAAAATCTCTCGGTCTGGGATCCATATAATCGGCAGCCGGGCCATTACCGTCCCCTAAAAGCCCGTGGCAGAAGCTGCACCTTTTGTAGTATATCTCTCTCCCTTTTTCAACGTTCTCAGGCGTCACAGGCGGCTTCGCCTTAGTCGGTTTTATGCCGGCCAGGGCACTAGTCCCAAACATAGTCATCAATATCGTTATTGCCAGAATGATTGCTCTTCTCTGCATGTCAACCCTCTCTTAAAATTTTCAATTGTTTATTGACGATTGTTGAATGATTTTTCAACCATCAATCGTCAATCTTCAATCCTAGTGTTCCTCGCCCTCACCGTGAGATTCGGGGATGCGGGCTGTCTTCTCAGCCAGATCATACTCACCCATAATGATCTTCCATCTCTCATCGTCAGTGAGGTTGACTTTCCACTCAGGCATTGCTGAGTCCCAGGGAGTCGCCTCTGTGGGCAGACCCGGGCCGCCGTTTGCAACCCTCCAGAAGGTATATCCCTCGACAATAACCTCAATTGTACCGTTATCAGTAAAGTTGATAGGCCTCAGCTTGAAGCCGTCAGCCATAGGCCCGTCACCGGCAACAGAGTCACCATGACAGGGTCGACAGTTCATTGCATAAAGAGCGCGTCCCTCAAAGAGATTCTTTTCATGCAATGCACCTCTGGCTGTCTCCCTGTCCACCTTACCTGATTCCACTTCCTTTATAAATTTCTTCCATGGCCCAGTAGGGATGAAAGACAAAGGATGGCCATCGGGATCAGGCCTCATTTCAAGCCAACTTTCAATATCGGCACTTACCTGGGGAATAAAATCTACCTCACCGGCCTTTGCCTGTTCTACAAAGGCATCAATTTCCGCATCTGTCGGATTCTCCATGGGATTTTTCATGGACTCAAACTTTTTAGGAAAGTTCGATGAGGGGTGCTGTATCCTGAGGGCCACAGGAGGGTTCACTTTTGGAACCGTAAAATCGTAAACCTGCCATCCCACAACAAGAGGAACGACGGCTAAGACCACACTGCGCTGTAAACTGCCAAATTCACCTTTTAGCAGCCTAAGGATTGGCCTCAGGAACTCATTCATTCCCTCATCGGAAAATGTGACGTAGAGAAAAAGAGCAACAAGCGTGAGTACCATATAGAAGAGCACCAACGTTCCCGGCACAGGAAGGGGGAAAGGCATCCCCGTTGCCTGCCTTGAGATGAAGGGGATGAGCCACTTTATAAGACCGTATATGACTAGCAGGGTCAAAACGATTGTCCAGAAGAAATTTAACTTTGATTTACCCATTTATATCTCCCTTATCGTATCAATTCTTTATTTTTGAGCTTTTTGCATAATCAGGTAGGAAAGCACATCCTGATAATCCTTTACCGTAAGAGATTCGGAAAGGTCATCAGGCATTACGCTTGTACTCTCATCTATCTTTGATTCTTTAATATCACTCTTGCTGATAGTGACAACGTCTCCATCTGCCTTGGTGATGTCGATTTCCGTCGCTTCATCACGGGTTTTAATCCCTTTGAACTGTCGCCCTTCTTTATTAACAACGACGTGGGTCTCAAAACCTTCAACAATAACAGTACCGGGCTGAACGATAGATTCGGAAATATACTTAAGACCCTTCTTGCCTATTGCGGAAAGTTGGGGGCCTATTTCTCCTCCCTCGTCACCTATCATATGACACTCACTGCAGTTGTCCTCAAAAACAATCTTCCCGTTACCGGGGTCACCGCCTCCGGCTGCTGAAGCTGCTGCGATTTTGTCGTAATATTTTTTTGTTACCTCACTTGGATTATTGAGAGCATCCATGTCGAGATCTCCACCCTGACTCTGAAGATAAACAACAACGGCCTTGATCTCGTCGAGGCTTAGCGATATTGGCGGAGCAAAGACGATTGCCATCTCATTTTTATAGCCATCTACCACGAAAGCTCCCGGATCGGCCAGACTCTCTACAAGATAATCGGTAGGTGAATAATTTTTTCCCGTCTGCTCACTGCGCTCTTTGGCCCTCTCAACCGCTCTCGCACCGATGGGCAATGCAAACTTTTCTCCGAACTGACCCAAATTGGGACACCTGACGGCGCTTCCCCTGTCCCCAAGGCTGTGGCAGGTAAAGCAACGACCTTTACCCCAGAAGATGGCTTCACCCCCTTCGGGAGTGACCTCTACTGCACCGCCTCCACCCTTTTTTTCACCACCCGTAAGGTCGGTTATGGCCTTTCCTACATAAAGAAAGGTGGCCAGAACCAACAGCAGAAATATAAAAACATTAAGAACAGCTTTCATTGATAACCTCCAAAGAATAGTTCTGAAAATGACTTGTAATCTCCCCTAACCCCTCTTTTTCTAAGAGGGGAACATTGCTCTTTCCCCCTTAGAAAAAGGGGGATTAAGGGGATTTTCAAATAACTTTATTAATCAATCCTTCTTTTTCTGCGAAGCAATACCGCCAAGCCAGAACATAAAGGCCACTCCAACGAGGAAGACCAGAACGGAAAGTCCTACCATCTGCGTCATAGTGTAGTTACTGGGCGTATAGGCCCACTCCGATGTATCCCTCATTACGCCAAAGATATGCCAGTCAGTCCTGAGTCCTGAACGGATGAAACCCATAAGCCCCATATTCATGGTAATAACTATGGTCAAAAGAAGGAGCGCGTACTGACTTCTTACTGTCATCTTTCCCCACTTCAGCGGTCCGATCTCCTTGGCATTTCTGAAAAGGAAGGCATCAATGGCACTGACAAGGATCAAAGCGCTGATTAGCTGTAGAAACTGGCTAACAGCAATATTCCTGAGGAAGGGCGATGCTTTTTCCATCACAACAAAGCCATAAACACCCAGGAAACCTGTGACGCTTAAAGCCGTAAAACCGAGATAGAGATATTGACCTAAAACCCCTTTATCCTTTAAGGCAAGGAGAACAGCAACAACAGCTACTGCACAGTTAGCTAGAAGAAGGTAGCCCGTTGTTTTAAAATACTCGGTCCGGTCCGCCGGTAGATCGAGGCTACCTGGATCGAGGGTGATCATGGAGACGGCATACTGACCAACAATCAATATGGCCAACAGGCCTGCCATAGGGATCACAATTTTAGGCGCTTTTCCTTGCCGGCTGATTGGCAGAGTATCACCTTTATTCCCTCTTCTGTATAGGAGAAAGCTGAAAAAAGTAGCCAGGATGATCAGGTTAACAACCGCATTCTTTGCCGGCATCAGTCCTAAATATTTCAAGGTGGGGTGATACTGGCTACCACCCATCTGGGATACCTCTTGACCGGTAAGGGGCAGATTGTGAGGCGTCAGCCACACGGCAAAGGAGATGATAATAGCACCGAGAATGAACTTTATATATTTATAATACCTCTCCGCCCCGGGTATCCTCGTCATGCCGCTCCATAGATAGTAGTTACTTATAAGGAAAAGCGACCCTACGAGCATAGCCTGGATGATAAAAGTCCATGAGAAGTCACCGCCCATCATGTTGTTCCCCATAACGGCACTCGTTGAATAGACCTCACGTCCGAGATAGTATCCAGCGAAGGGAAGAGGAATAAGGGCTGCTATAGCGACGAAGTTCGCAATATAGCCCATCCAGTCATAATGAGCTTTCTCTTCATCAGTTTTTGATCCGAGAAATTTGACTGCCGCATAGGAACCTGCAACCAATCCTCCAAAAGCAAGGTTCCCAAGCATTCTGTGAATGGCCACCGGTGTTGCAAGGGTGTTTTCGAATACCTGCCAGAGCGTACCCGTCAGTACTCCCTTCTGGTCAACACCTCCGGGGCTCATCATAAAGCCGACCCAGGAATTAGCCATCTGCATGATAGCCGTACCAACGACGTTTAGCAAAATACCTATCAGTATGTGGGTACTCTTCCTGTCCTTCACCATCATTAAACCGATACCAACAGGTAAAATGTAGAGAAAAGCCATAAAGGTTCTCGTATCAGTCCTCATTTGGGGACCGAATGCTCCAAAGAAGAAAGCTATGCCGATCAAAATGACAACGGCACCGAGACCTTTCATGAACCACTGCACAGGTTTGCTGTACTCTTCTCCGCCACTGAGCCAGCCCCAGCCGTAATAGTATAGATAGAGGCAGAAGGTTTCGCCGAAGAAAAGGAGGGCATAAATGAACATGACGTCCTTGAAGTTGCCCGCCATATACCCCATGAATGTGGGATAAAGTGTAAAAAGGGCAAAGGCGAGAAGCCCGCCGAATGCAGCCGTTGTCGCATAGGCAACACTCAAAAGAGATGTAAACTCGTATGACAGCTTGTCGAACTTCTTATCTCCACCCTTCCAGCCTACGATCTCGATTATCACCGCAAATAGCGGAACACCAAGAACAAAAGCCCCGAAAAATAGGTGCATCTGGGCTATAAACCAGACAACCTTCCTGGAGTCGAGGCCCAACACCTGCCGGTATACATTCTCTTCAAGGGCATATGCCGTTGATGATAGTACAAGCGCCATCAACAGGGCCGCAACGCCCCCTTTAACAATCTTATTAGATAACAAAGTCATATCTGTAACACCTCCATAAAAATCTCACATAGAAAGAAATTTGCAGGGGCAAACCCCTGTGTTTACCCTTTTTAAATAAAGGGCAAAGGCGGGGATCTAAATTGCCTTTTTTTATTTATTTTAAAACAAGGGCAGGCACGGGGGGCTGCCCCTACGGACAAATTAAATAGCTATTTCTCTCTTTTAAGCGCCCTTACAAACCTCACCACACCGGCAATCTCTTCCACCTCCATCTCTTCATCGTCGATATTCGTTTTACTGCAGATATTGATGGGTTCCGTCAAATCCTTCAGTTTATCGTTAGAAGGAGTCTTGCTATTCAAAGGAGGAATGGATTGACTATGGCATTCCAGGCAAATTTCTTCAAAGAGCTTGTCACCTGTAACGGCCCTGGCATAGAGGATCATGCTCTTCATTTCATCCTCGTTAATAACGTCCTTCCAGGGAGGCATTAGCTCTCCCTTTCCCTCCTTGATCGTCTTTAAAAGTTCCTCCTCCTTTTTATCGAGCCGTTCACCCTTTGCAAAGTTAGGGGCTTCAGGAAGAACTGAATTACCGTCAAAGCCATGACAGGCTGCACAGTTTTCTTCATAGATGGCTCTAGCCTTTTTTATTATTTCAAGTTTCTCTACCCACTTTGCATCTTCAGCGGCAAAGGCCGAACCTGTAAAAGCAGCTGCTAATAACAATGCCAGAATGATAATTACTCTATTCATCTTTTCTCCTCATTAGTGTAATGTACCGGAAAGAGCCGAATAAAATTCCGCCAGTGCATCTATGCACATCCAGTGATACTCCTCATAGTCGGCATCGTTAAGACGGTCCAGGAGTATTTGTGTACAATGTGGATCTTCCAGCCGTCTCAATGTCCTTGCAGCCTCACGTCGCAACTCCCCGCCATGATCAAATATGACATTCAGTACTTTTCCGCTAAGCTCCCCTTCTTCTTCATCTTCTGTTACAACATTGAGGGCCGCCCTCTTTACCACCATCTCTTCATCATCAAGAGCCCTGGATAACAAATCCACTGCTGTCGAACCCTCCATAGAAGCGGCCACATTCAAGGCTCTCTCACGTACAAAGTAGTCAGGGTCACCTATTAGTATATGGAGCTTTTCTTCGATAACACTCTGAGCACCGAAACCCTTAAGGGCATCTATTGAAGCAAGTCTTACATCTCTGCTATCAGATTCAAGCCCTTCCAGTACTAAAGGAAGTGACTTTTCATCACCTATCCTGCCAAGAGAAGTAATAACCTCCTTACAGATATCAGGATTATCAATATCCACAGCCTCAGTTAAAGTCTCAAGCGCCTTTTCGCACTTCCTCTCTCCAAGGAGCCTTGCAGCAATAAGCTTCACTCTTATCTCTCTCTGTTCCATCTCAAAAGACCTGGCTTCCTCTTCAAGTTTGCGCTTTATCTCTCTATTCTCCTGAGCTTCAGGGGAAACCTGCGAAGCCATGATGGAAGCAAGAGTGGAAACATCCTCCTTACCGATAGCCACCTCTCCATCGCCCAACAATTCTTCTACAGAGGGTTTATCTTCTTCACTCTCTTCCTCAATGGAGTTCATATCTTCCGATATATGAGACACTTCACATTGGTCAACTGTTTCAGTCACAAAACCTTCTAGTAAGATATCTGCAAGTGTTTCCACTGATCCCTCAGGGTCTATCTCGGCAAGTGCCGTCATGGAAGCGATGGAAACGTTATCCTTCTTATCAAAAACAGTCCTCTTCAGCACCTCTACAGGATCAATGACTTCTTCCACACTTTCCACTGCCTCACCCTCTTCGTCTGAGGCATCTAAAAGCTCTTCTTCCCCAACAGTCTCATCCACCTCCCGGGACTCCATTCCCTTGCCCTTCAACATCCTGCCTAGAGCTATTGCAGCCTGAACTCTCACATTATTATCCATCTTTTCGTCATCGAGCATGGAGGCAATCTTTTCCTCAGGGCCCTCTTTAGCTATTTTTCCCAATGCTAAAACAGCGGCATAATTAAGGTCTCTATCATCGACGGAAAGATACATGCTGATTAGATCTACATATTCAGGACTGCCGATTTCACCCAGTATTTTCAGAACTTTAGTGATGAGATAAGGGCTTGGGGAGTCACTCATCAACTTGATTAGTTTTTCGGCAACAGCCTTACCACGCATTTTTCCAAGAATTTCTGCTGCTTCCTCACAGACATTACTGTTGTTATCAGACAAAAGCATGGTAAGAGGAACAATGATCTGGGGACTCTTTGTGGCGCCCAGTGCCCTCGCCGCATATATGCGCACGTCCGGATCTTCATCCAGTAGCGCGTTACTCAATGATTCAAGAAGCCGGTTATCTATTTCACCGTTTTCGTTAGTTATAAAGTCAAGTTCTATAAAGGCCTTGGCCGCCCTTCTTCTGGCTAACCTTCCACCCTTTTCAAGTTGCTCAAGGAGGAAGTTCGTAGCCCTGGTACTGCTCAATTTGGCAAGCACCCTGAATCCTTTTTCCTGGAGGTCTTCATATTCCTCATTGAGAAGAAGTTCTATTACACCATCGGCGGCATTTTCATCACCCAATTCACCGAGAGCATCGAGGGCCTGGCTCTGCACTTCCCATGCAGGAGCAAATTCCATATCATCCCCTTCACCGTCATAGATATCGAGGTAGCCATCCTCTTTGATACATTCCATCAAGACGTTAAGGGCCTTTTTCGACCTCATTTTACCCAGCGCGATAACGGCCTGGATACGCACCTCTCCATCGGGGTCATTCTTTAAGGTATCGATCAAAGGATCGACGGCATCTTCCATATTCAAATTACCGAGCGCTTGCGCCGCATCCATACTCACATCAGGATCACTATCGTGCAAGGCATCTATAAGCTTATTTATGGATTCTTTATCAATAGCCTTCATTTTTTCAAGAGCCCTTACAGCACAACACCTTGAAAGAGAATTATCTCTGCTCAATACTTCCTGAAGATTTTCTATCACTGTTTCACGGTTTGCTTTTTTTATACTGTTCATAGGTTCCGTCATTTCAGTTATCATAATTAAGACCATTTCATCACATTTGTTAGAAAAATCAGGGGCACCCCCACATAAGGATGCCCCTGAAAGAAAACAGACTCTAGGCGATATCCCTCCGGATGAAGCTCATCTGGGAGAAGCTCTTCTTGAAAGGCGATTCACCGATCTTCTTAACCTTACCCATGGCAATCTTATAGTTGTAGTTCATTGTCATAGGATCAGGTACTCTTGGTGCAATCGAATTGAATGCCTGCTTTTTATCAAGGAAGTTGGTAAAGGTTACCCCCTTCTTAATGGCAGGTGTTACGATTGCCACGGCAGAGAACTCACCTGATTCAAACTTGAGGTGTCCACGCTTTTTGAGACCGTTGAAGTACATGTCGTCACCTTTCACACCAAGGTTGAAGTCCTTCTGGATTGCAACCCTGTCGTTGGTTACGGTCACCATATCACCGGACTCGATACCCCTCTTCTTAGCATCAGCAGGGTGAATCTCGATGAAGTTCATGGGCCATCTCTGTTGGATATAGGCACGTCTTTCCGTATCATCGAATCCGGATTGCCATATCTCGTTGATACGACCGGCAGTTACCCAGAGTTCACCGTCCCTCGGCTTGAGATAGTCATGGTACTGGTTCCAATAGAAATTCCATGGCGTTTTCATCAGGTTCAGCTTACCTGTCTGTGATTTAAAGGCCATAATGTTCTTCTTGATAACCGTAGGACCCTCGGGACCGGTTTCCGGTATGGCGAACTTCTTATTTTTATTACGGTCATACCAGTGCTGCCTCGGTGTTTCCATGATCTTGCCGTCAACCCAGAGAAGCGGCGCCTGATAACCCTGCGTACCTCTCTTGGCCAGGAAGTCATGAGCTTTCATACCGGCCTTCCTTGCGGCAACCTTAATTGCGTTGAAGTCAGACCTGTGACCACGGCTGAACCTGCAAGCCTCCTCGAATACATCGTTGGAGTCTTTCCAGTCGTAACCGTCAAAGCCCATCTTCTTGGCAAACATAGAGACGATCTTCCAGTCTGGTTTGGCGTCACCCGGTGCATCGTAGAACTTAGAATAAAGACGGATACGCCTTTCACCGTTCTCCCTGGTAAAGCTGTCTTCACCCCATGTTGCGGCAGGAAGAATAATGTCGGCATACTGGCTGCCAACGGGATCGATGAGGTAGATGTCCTGATTGACGACAACCATACCACCACTGTCTACCCTCTTCTTGAGTGTTTCGATAATTTCTTTCTTATCGAAGCTCTTTACCTGGTTCGGATTGAGCTTGACCTGTCTCTTAAAGCTATCCTGCATAGCTGCAGAACCGGCCATGGCCTGCATCCAGGTCGTTCCAACTACATAGGCAAATCGCAGGTGGCCCGCTTCAACCCAGCGGTCAAGATCCAGTCTATGACGCCTTCTGCCGGGGAACTTGTAAGGTGACCTGATACCGGGGTAAGGGCCACCGCCCCTGCCGCCACGCTGATGTCCACCGAGACGGGTTACAGCACTTCCGGGCTTTCCACCTGCACCGCAGATAATTCCAAGTACTCCAACTGAGGCAGTGTTACCCCAGTTGTTTGACCAGTAATTACCTTTCTCGATACCGATTGTAAGCTTACGGCGCTTGCCTCTTTTCGGCTTAGCCATTAATTCAGCTGCTTTGTAGATCTTCTTTACATCAATTCCGCAAATCTTGGCAGCAACCTTCGGATCGGCTGACTTTTCACCGAGGTTCCACTTTTTATAAGCTTCGATGCCGTTAACGACGCCGATCTTACCCCATGTGGTTCTCCACTGCCATGGTGTATTACGCGTTCCCTGGCCGAATCCGGAGTCCGTCTCCCACTTATTGTTAACAAAGCGCTTGATGAATTCCTTGTCTTCCCATCCTTTTTCAAGGATGACCCTTGCAATGGCGTTGTGCAGGGCCTGATCGGTTCCAGGCGTAATATCGATCCAGAGGCCGCCATTCTTTTCTATATGGGCAACACCGGCAGTTCTTCTGGGGTTGACCATGATAACCTTGGTCTTGTTTTTCTGGATTCCTTTGAGAATCCACTCATTCCAGACGATTGTTTTCGCTTCATAGGGATCGGTCCCTGAAAGGAAAATTGTGTCTGCAAGAGAGAAGTCCTCGTAGGCTGCGGGAAAGATGTCATAACCGATATCTACCCAACCCGGAACGGAGTTAACGATTGCCGGGTGGTCATGATGTGCCACAGCCGGCGTCCCGATATTCCTGAAAGCAAGCTTGGTAAGTGCAAAAGTGTTCTCATAGTATTGGTAACTAAAGTACTTGAGACCCCATGCATTCTCACCGTGATTTTTAAGAACATGCCTCGAAACATCGGCCATAATGTCCAGGGCAAAGTCCCAGGTAACAGGCATGAGCGTATCATGAACCCTTACCATAGGATATTTGAGCCTGTCCTGGGTAGGGCTCTTAGGATTGTATACTTTCTGGGCAATACATCCGCCACGTATACTGGCGTCTCCGCCGACGTTAACGACCTTTGAGTCACCATCAGGTACAACGGCAATATTGTAAAGCTTACCTTTATAGGCAGCCTGTGTTACCTGGGTTGGACTTACCCAGTTACCGGATCTTCCCGGAATGCTCGTAGAACCGGGCAGAACAAAATCCCTGTTTAGAGCATTCTGGCTCTTCTTGGGTCCACCGGGCTTTGCATTTGCAGGCCAGCGGTAGACCTTGTAGCCGCATGCAACGATACAGTAATCGCAACATGTAGTGAGCACCTCTGCGTTTTTAGGCGGAAGAGGCACTCTGTCTTCTGGCTGATAATGTGGTGTTGACATAGTATATACCTCCTATCCTTTCAAGTTATCGTACCGGCCATAAATAAGACCGATAAGTCCGACGGCATAAATGTCGTCTCCCTCGACTTCGAGGAGAACCTGTGGAAGGCTCTGCGTTGCATGACCGGTGACGATCATACCGTGCCTCGTCAGGTCAAAGGTAGACTGATGGAAAGGACAGGGTCCGAGAGCTTTGTCTGCGGACTGATAGAACCTTCCCATGGGGCCACCCATATGTGTACAGAGCGTATTAAAAGCCACAACATCTTTCTTTCTTCCTATCCCGCCTCCGGCAGGCGTCCCGAGCTTAACAAGTATGCTCTGGGAATTTTTGCCGTCATCGGGATATTTGAAAGTCAAAGGCTTGTTGGCCTTCAGCTTACTGAGCCTTCCGATCTTCTTTTTCGGATAGGTAGTCACTTCAGCCGCTATGGCCTTTCCTTCCAGACCGGGAATATTGTTGAGAAGTACCGTAGTTGCTACGGCAGCACCGCTCCCGATAAGAAAGGCCCTTCGGCTTATGCAACGGTCATCATTTTTACTATTTTCCATAGCTTAAACCTCCTTAATATTTGATGCCCTGGGCATCGAGGTAGAACTCGATTCCAGTGATTTTGGCCTTCTTCTGGGTCAGGCGCT
The sequence above is drawn from the Deltaproteobacteria bacterium genome and encodes:
- a CDS encoding Rrf2 family transcriptional regulator, which codes for MKLNKVADYAIRSVVNLAMKNNKELVTIKEIAQEEEIPRYFLAKVIPPLVNAGIVKGYRGRDGGVSLSKDARLITLKDVIEAVNGPIIMTRCTERGDTCHKGGYCAVHLSLEETQRTLISKLESYTIGDLAQKYITGEEDRGALLLSGKGEALNAKAA
- a CDS encoding ethylbenzene dehydrogenase-related protein: MQRRAIILAITILMTMFGTSALAGIKPTKAKPPVTPENVEKGREIYYKRCSFCHGLLGDGNGPAADYMDPRPRDFTLGVFKFRTTGSGELPTDEDLFRTVSRGLQGTPMQAFDNDIIKNGLTEEERWQVIYYIKTFAMEFEDPELDPSKKVISLPANKAPYNADTIAKGKELFMRAKCFECHGKGGKGDGQKDIKEDDWGFPIRIRNITQPWKIKAGSEVEDIYMRFSTGIMGTPMPSFAKSFNDEERWYLANYIKSLQYTPTEHSVMKAKKIDGELPQDPEAPQWQNAEPMDVRLAGQVIAAPRWQNPSIELASVRALYNDKEIAILVEWDDPFQDLTHDESQEFNAREISKIGAYNSYVAANDMIPRHFDNFRDSIALQFPVKMAEGTKKPHFFRGDAGNPVNLWLWKADKDAAGEPAVEDSIARGYKQPIKSQPADQQQVTSKAIWKGATYKVVMKRPLKTEDKNDVQFEEGKFIPLALNAWDGSNGEHGLIMSLSSWHYLFMEAPTPMNVYIYALLGVVLTGLGEFWLVRRVRREEE
- a CDS encoding c-type cytochrome — protein: MGKSKLNFFWTIVLTLLVIYGLIKWLIPFISRQATGMPFPLPVPGTLVLFYMVLTLVALFLYVTFSDEGMNEFLRPILRLLKGEFGSLQRSVVLAVVPLVVGWQVYDFTVPKVNPPVALRIQHPSSNFPKKFESMKNPMENPTDAEIDAFVEQAKAGEVDFIPQVSADIESWLEMRPDPDGHPLSFIPTGPWKKFIKEVESGKVDRETARGALHEKNLFEGRALYAMNCRPCHGDSVAGDGPMADGFKLRPINFTDNGTIEVIVEGYTFWRVANGGPGLPTEATPWDSAMPEWKVNLTDDERWKIIMGEYDLAEKTARIPESHGEGEEH
- a CDS encoding c-type cytochrome codes for the protein MKAVLNVFIFLLLVLATFLYVGKAITDLTGGEKKGGGGAVEVTPEGGEAIFWGKGRCFTCHSLGDRGSAVRCPNLGQFGEKFALPIGARAVERAKERSEQTGKNYSPTDYLVESLADPGAFVVDGYKNEMAIVFAPPISLSLDEIKAVVVYLQSQGGDLDMDALNNPSEVTKKYYDKIAAASAAGGGDPGNGKIVFEDNCSECHMIGDEGGEIGPQLSAIGKKGLKYISESIVQPGTVIVEGFETHVVVNKEGRQFKGIKTRDEATEIDITKADGDVVTISKSDIKESKIDESTSVMPDDLSESLTVKDYQDVLSYLIMQKAQK
- a CDS encoding cytochrome ubiquinol oxidase subunit I, giving the protein MTLLSNKIVKGGVAALLMALVLSSTAYALEENVYRQVLGLDSRKVVWFIAQMHLFFGAFVLGVPLFAVIIEIVGWKGGDKKFDKLSYEFTSLLSVAYATTAAFGGLLAFALFTLYPTFMGYMAGNFKDVMFIYALLFFGETFCLYLYYYGWGWLSGGEEYSKPVQWFMKGLGAVVILIGIAFFFGAFGPQMRTDTRTFMAFLYILPVGIGLMMVKDRKSTHILIGILLNVVGTAIMQMANSWVGFMMSPGGVDQKGVLTGTLWQVFENTLATPVAIHRMLGNLAFGGLVAGSYAAVKFLGSKTDEEKAHYDWMGYIANFVAIAALIPLPFAGYYLGREVYSTSAVMGNNMMGGDFSWTFIIQAMLVGSLFLISNYYLWSGMTRIPGAERYYKYIKFILGAIIISFAVWLTPHNLPLTGQEVSQMGGSQYHPTLKYLGLMPAKNAVVNLIILATFFSFLLYRRGNKGDTLPISRQGKAPKIVIPMAGLLAILIVGQYAVSMITLDPGSLDLPADRTEYFKTTGYLLLANCAVAVVAVLLALKDKGVLGQYLYLGFTALSVTGFLGVYGFVVMEKASPFLRNIAVSQFLQLISALILVSAIDAFLFRNAKEIGPLKWGKMTVRSQYALLLLTIVITMNMGLMGFIRSGLRTDWHIFGVMRDTSEWAYTPSNYTMTQMVGLSVLVFLVGVAFMFWLGGIASQKKKD